A stretch of Arachis hypogaea cultivar Tifrunner chromosome 15, arahy.Tifrunner.gnm2.J5K5, whole genome shotgun sequence DNA encodes these proteins:
- the LOC112748780 gene encoding protein FAR1-RELATED SEQUENCE 5-like, which yields MDCSAKAQINGMQGHGVPTSKILGYMAGQTGGYSLLGFTKKDAYNYIEKTKREKIVDGDANTTIIYLEGKAVSDPMCMARYNLTDKNMLANLFWANGGSRVDYQHFGDVLSFDSTYKKNKYRRPLVIFSGSNNHKQTSIFGFGLVLDESIGSYTWLLENFLEVMCNKKPSVIVTDGCDSMRAAIRAVFPEATHRLCAWNLEKNVTSNVKDEGLRQLFTRWLYSNMEIEEFEAEWDAAVVEYRLHDSYWAKETYDKRKMWENAYLKDKFCAGFRTTSQCEGINANIKKFLNSRHSLLELVQNVELMVREYRNNELEAHFKSINGNSVITTCLDPLEQFAADVYTRELFLDVRREIVGVGAVNFVAKVRRSTTMVYTVEDYGIPGRPLTLLYDRVGNRVQCPCQFWLRNGYPCRHMFFVLKHEHAREIPSRLVLTRWRKDAKSLKNYGEGRADECSERGFLLRQGALHSAS from the coding sequence ATGGATTGTTCAGCTAAGGCACAGATTAATGGCATGCAGGGACATGGTGTCCCCACGTCGAAGATCCTAGGTTATATGGCAGGGCAAACTGGGGGGTATTCTCTGCTGGGTTTCACGAAAAAGGATGCCTATAACTACATCGAGAAGACTAAGCGGGAGAAGATTGTTGATGGAGACGCTAACACCACAATAATTTATTTAGAGGGAAAAGCAGTGTCGGATCCGATGTGCATGGCTAGGTACAATTTGACGGACAAAAATATGTTAGCGAACTTGTTTTGGGCTAATGGTGGGAGTCGGGTTGATTACCAACACTTTGGTGATGTGCTTTCCTTCGATTCGACTTACAAGAAAAACAAATACAGGAGACCTTTGGTTATCTTTTCTGGCTCGAACAATCATAAGCAAACAAGCATATTTGGATTTGGTTTGGTGTTGGATGAAAGCATTGGGTCATACACGTGGTTGCTTGAAAATTTCTTGGAGGTAATGTGCAACAAAAAGCCATCGGTGATTGTGACAGACGGGTGTGACTCAATGAGGGCAGCAATCAGGGCAGTGTTTCCGGAGGCCACACATAGGCTGTGTGCTTGGAATTTGGAGAAGAACGTGACTTCGAATGTGAAGGATGAAGGCTTAAGACAACTTTTCACTAGGTGGCTGTACTCAAATATGGAGATAGAAGAGTTTGAGGCAGAGTGGGACGCAGCTGTGGTTGAATACCGACTTCATGATAGTTACTGGGCTAAGGAAACCTATGATAAGCGGAAAATGTGGGAAAATGCATACCTAAAAGACAAATTCTGTGCCGGGTTCCGCACTACTTCTCAATGTGAAGGGATTAATGCAAATATCAAAAAGTTTCTTAATTCAAGGCACAGTCTTCTTGAGTTGGTGCAGAATGTTGAGTTGATGGTACGAGAATATCGGAATAACGAGTTAGAGGCCCACTTCAAGTCCATTAACGGCAACTCAGTGATAACGACTTGCTTGGACCCACTCGAGCAGTTTGCTGCCGATGTTTACACACGAGAGTTATTCTTGGACGTGAGGAGGGAAATTGTAGGTGTCGGTGCGGTTAACTTTGTCGCAAAGGTTCGCCGATCCACGACTATGGTGTACACAGTTGAAGACTATGGCATTCCAGGTAGGCCACTAACGTTACTCTATGATAGGGTTGGGAATAGGGTTCAATGTCCTTGCCAATTTTGGTTGCGAAACGGTTACCCATGTCGACACATGTTTTTCGTATTAAAGCATGAGCATGCGAGGGAAATTCCATCAAGGTTGGTGTTGACTAGGTGGCGTAAGGATGCTAAATCATTGAAGAACTACGGTGAAGGAAGAGCTGATGAGTGCAGTGAACGGGGGTTTCTGTTACGTCAGGGTGCACTGCACTCAGCATCGTAG